From a region of the Phaseolus vulgaris cultivar G19833 chromosome 6, P. vulgaris v2.0, whole genome shotgun sequence genome:
- the LOC137832048 gene encoding peroxidase A2-like has protein sequence MSFMRVVAVAVLCAFALHAGFSVTNAKLSPTFYIKTCPNLFYIVFPVILKASLTDPRIGASLVRLHFHDCFVQGCDASVLLNNTATIESEQEALPNNNSIRGLDVINNIKTAVEKSCPGKVSCADILAIAAQMGTVLGGGPAWAVLLGRKDSLTANRTLANQNLPPPFFTLPQLKASFANQGLNTTDLVALSGAHTFGRAHCITFVNRLYNFNNTGNPDPTLDTNYLATLRQICPQNATGNNLTNLDLTTPDQFDNKYYSNLQQRKGLLQTDQELFSTPGADTIPIVNSFSSNQNTFFANFRASMIKMGNIGVLTGDEGEIRSQCNFVNKNP, from the exons ATGAGTTTCATGCGTGTAGTAGCAGTGGCAGTGTTGTGTGCATTTGCATTGCATGCAGGGTTTTCAGTCACTAATGCTAAGCTTAGTCCTACGTTCTACATAAAAACATGTCCAAATCTGTTCTATATTGTGTTTCCAGTCATCCTTAAAGCTTCCTTAACCGATCCCCGAATAGGGGCTAGCCTTGTCAGGCTTCATTTTCATGATTGCTTTGTTCAA GGTTGTGATGCATCAGTTTTACTGAACAACACTGCTACTATAGAAAGCGAGCAAGAGGCACTTCCAAATAACAATTCAATAAGGGGTTTGGATGTGATCAATAATATCAAGACAGCGGTGGAAAAAAGTTGTCCCGGGAAAGTTTCTTGTGCTGATATTCTTGCTATTGCAGCTCAAATGGGTACTGTTCTG GGAGGAGGTCCAGCATGGGCAGTTCTATTAGGAAGAAAAGATAGTTTAACTGCAAACAGAACCCTTGCAAATCAAAACCTTCCTCCTCCTTTCTTCACCCTCCCTCAACTTAAAGCATCATTTGCTAATCAAGGTCTCAACACCACTGATTTAGTTGCACTCTCAG GTGCTCATACGTTTGGAAGAGCTCACTGCATTACATTCGTCAACCGATTATACAACTTCAACAACACTGGAAACCCTGATCCAACTCTGGATACAAATTACTTAGCAACACTGCGTCAGATATGCCCCCAGAATGCAACTGGGAACAACCTCACCAATTTGGACCTCACCACTCCTGATCAATTTGATAACAAATATTACTCCAATCTTCAGCAACGCAAAGGCTTACTTCAGACCGACCAAGAACTGTTCTCTACTCCTGGTGCTGATACCATTCCCATTGTCAATAGCTTCAGCAGTAACCAAAACACTTTCTTTGCCAACTTTAGGGCGTCAATGATAAAAATGGGAAATATTGGAGTGCTGACGGGGGATGAAGGAGAAATTCGGTCCCAGTGTAATTTTGTGAACAAAAATCCATAA